CGTCGGCCGACTCCGACATGGTGGCGCGCAAGACCGACGTCGTCCAGCACGCCCTCGCGCGTGTGGCCGCCACCGGCGGTCTCGGGCACCCCCTCGACGTGCTGCGACGGCTCGGCGGTGGTGAGCTCGCCGTGCTCGCCGGCGTCACCCTCGGGGTGGCCGAGAGCGGTGGGGTCGTCGTGCTCGACGGGCTCGCCACCGCCGTCGCGGCGCTCGCCGTCGTGCGCGCCGAGCCGGCGGTCGCGGCCCACCTCGTCGCGGGCCAGCGCTCGCGCGAACGGGCCCACGCCGCGGTGCTGCGCGAGCTCGGTCTCGAGCCCCTGCTCGACCTGCGCCTGCGCGCCGGCGAGGGGGTGGGGGCCGCCCTCGCGGCCGGGCTGCTGCACTCCGGCCGGGCCCTGCGCGCCGACGTCGCGCGCACCCGGCCCGCCACCACGCATCCCGCCACGGGTCTCGCCGTCGATCGCGCCCCGGCCCCCTCGCCGGGCACCTCCTCGGGCGACTGACTGGGCCCCCTTCGACCGGCCGGCGCACGGCCGGCGCGGCGGGGGCGGAGTTGAGGCACGCCCGGGCCCGGCCTAGGTTGCTGTGGCGACTTGGCGCCGATGCCCCGCTCGGGGGCCGATGGGAGAGACATGTCCGCCAGCACGCAGCCACGCCCGCCGGGTCCGCCGGCCGGCACCGATGCGGCTCCGGGTGACCGGGCCTTCTTCGGCCACCCCAAGGGACTCTCGACCCTCTTCTTCGTCGAGCTGTGGGAGCGCTTCTCCTACTACGGGATGCGCGCCATCCTGCTGTTCTTCCTCACCGCGACCGCGGCGGACGGCGGGCTCGGCATCGACGAGACGACCGGTGCCGCCGTCGTCGCCATCTACGGCGCGTCGGTGTACCTGCTGTCGATCATCGGCGGCTTCACCGCCGACCGGCTGTTCGGCGCCCGGCTCTCGACCCTGTACGGCGCCGTCGTCATCATGGCCGGCCACCTCTGCCTCGCCGTGCCGGCGACCGCGACGGCGTGGGTCGGCATCGCCCTCGTCGCCCTCGGCACCGGCCTGCTCAAGCCGAACGTCTCGGCGATGGTCGGCACGCTCTACAAGCCCGAGGACCCGCGGCGCGACGGCGGCTTCTCGATCTTCTACATGTCGATCAACATCGGCTCGTTCTTCTCCCCGCTCGTCGTCGGGGCGCTGCGCGAGGCGTACGGCTTCCACGCCGGCTTCTCGGCCGCCGCGGTCGGCATGGCCATCGCCATCGTCTTCTTCGTCGTGGGCCGCAAGGCGCTCGGCCGCCGGGTCGACGACGTCCCCAACCCGCTGCGCCCCGACGAGCGGCGCCAGCTGGGTCTCGTCGTCGTCGCGATCCTCGTCGCCTTCGCCGTGCTCGTCGTGCTCGCCGGCCTGTGGCGCGACACCGTGCTCGACCAGGTCATCGACGCGATCTCGATCGTCGCGGTGCTGACGCCCGTCGCCTACTTCACGATGATGTTCCGCAGCCCGAAGGTCGAGCGCGAGGAGAAGTCGCACCTGCTCGCCTACCTGCCGCTGTGGATCGGCGCGATGCTCTTCTGGATGATCTTCGAGCAGGCCGCCGGCAAGATGGCCCTCTTCGCCCAGAACAACACGGTGAAGGAGACCGCCGGGGTCGGCGTCAACCCGGAGTGGTTCCAGTCGATCAACCCGCTCGCCATCGTGCTGCTCGCGCCCGTCTTCGGCTGGATCTGGACCAGGCGCGCCGGCCGCTCGCCGTCGACGCCGATGAAGTTCGTGCTCGGCGTCACGATCATCGGGCTCTCGGCCCTCGTCATGTCGTGGGCCTTCGCGACCTTCCAGGGCAACACGGCGCCGGTCTACATCCTCGGTGGCGTCTTCGTCATGCAGACCGTCGCCGAGCTCTGCCTCTCGCCCGTCGGGCTGTCGGCGACGACCCGGCTCGCGCCCAGGGCCTTCGCGAGCCAGGCGATGGCGCTGTGGTTCCTCGGCACGGCGGCCGGGCAGGCCATCGCAGCCCAGCTCATCCAGGCCTTCGCCGGCCTCAGTGACGCGACCTACTACCTCGTCAACGCGGTCATCACCCTCGTCGTCGCGGGCGTGCTCTTCGCGCTCGTGCCGTGGATCCGCCGCAGGATGGCCAGCGCCGAGGTGCACACCGGGGCCGTGACGACCTCCGCCCACTGACCCCGCCCCCGGCCGGCCTGCCGGGTCGCCGGGCGAACACACCGAGCAATGTGCGGTTCCACGAGTTGCAACACGCGGATCTGCTCATTGCTCGGTGTGTTTCGCGGGTGGGGCGCGATCGGGCAGGGCGGCGGATGCCGGGGGGCCGGCCTGTCAGCGGAAGCGGGCCGCGAACCCGCCGGGTGTCAGGCCGGTCGCGAGGCGGAAGTCGCGGGTGAAGTGGGCCTGGTCGGCGTACCCGAGCTCGGCTGCGATCGTGGCCAGCCCGGCATCCGGGTCGCGCAGGCGGTCGGCGGCCTCCTGCAGCCGGCGCCGGCGGATCAGCCACTTCGGCCCCAGCCCGATGCGCTTGTGCAGCAGCCGCTGCAGGGACCGCTCACCGAGTCCGAACCGCTCGCACAGCTCGTCGACGCGCAGCAGCCCGGGCGAGGTCTCGACGTGCTCGACGAGGGCGTTGACGAGCCGGCCCTCGTCGTCGACCGGCAGCAGCGGCCGCAGCGCGTCCTCGACGAGGTCGCGGGCCTCCGCCTGGGCCGACGGGTCGGTGGGGTCGGGTGACATGACCTGGCGCAGCCGCCCGGTCAGCCGCGCGCCGTCGACTGCCGGCACGAGCGACCGATCGGCGAGGTCGACGTGCCGGTCGGTGAGCCGCCGCACCGGCACCCCGCTGACGAGGTGGCCGGCCGCCGGCTGCAGCATGACCCCGACCGCCCAGCCGCGACCGGTCAGTGTGGTCGCCGACGTGCCCCGTGAGACGCCGTAGAGCCGCGCGTACGTGTTCGACACGACGACGAGGCAGACGGGGTACTGCAGCACCCGTTGCTCGGAGGCGGCTCCGTCGGGGACGTCCCACACCGGCATCCAGAAGCGGCGCACGAGGTCGGCGACGTCGGGCGACGGACCCGACCGCGCGATCTCGAAAGTGTGGTCGGCGGGGTCGACGAGGTGGGCCCGCTCGACGTCGTCGCGGGTCGACACGTGCCCCGCGCCGGCCGGTGTCACCACGTGTCGGAAAGTATCAAGACCGCGCGCCCGGCACGGCCCTAGCGTCACCGGCATGACGACAGACACCACCGAGACCACCGAGAAGACGCCGCCGACGCAGCCGGATGCCGGTGTGCCGGCCGAGTACGGACGCCTGGCCGACCCCTTCGGCGCGGTCGTCGAGCGCGTGCCCGACGGGACGTGGTCGGCGCCCAGCCCGTGCGACGGCTGGACCGCCGCCGACGTGCTCGACCACGTCGTCGGCACCCAGCGCGACTTCCTCACGCAGCGGGGCGTGCTCGACGACCCGACGGCCGACCACGTCGACGGTGGGCCGGCGCGACGCTGGCGGGCGCACGACGACCTCGTGCGCGGCCTGCTCGCCGACCCGGGGGTGGCCGGCCGCGAGTACGACGGCGTCTTCGGACGCACCACCGTCGGCGCCTCGATGCTCGCGTTCTACGGCTTCGACCTCGTGGTGCACCGGTGGGACATCGCCACCGCCGCCGGCCTCGAGGCCCACCTCACCCCTGACGAGATCGCGCTGCTCGACCGGGCGGCCGACGGGTTCGGCGAGCACCTGTACGACGACGGCGTCTGCCGCCCGGCGCTCGACGTGCCGCCCGACGCGACGGCGGAGCAGCGCGTCCTCGCCCGGCTGGGCCGCCGCGCCTGAGCCCGACAGGGGAGGGGCCTCAGCCGGTCCAGAGGTACTCGACCTCGGGGCGCCCGGCCCCGGCGTAGCGCGACCGGCGCTCGGCCCGCCTGGTCTCGCAGAGGTACTCGGCGTAGCGCCGGGCGGTGACCCGGCTGACGCCGAGGGTGTCGGCGAGCTCGGAGGCCGACCGGCCGGCATCCGCCCCGCTCAGGGCCCGGGAGGTGCGGGCCAGCAGCTCCTCGCCCATGCCCTTCGGCAGGCGGGTGTCGGCGGCGGTGCGCGCGCCGGCGAAGACCTCGTCGACCTCGGCCTGCGTGCCGAGGCGGGCGCCGTCGGCGAGCTGCTCGCGGTAGGCACGGTAGGCGAGCAGCCGGTCGCGCAGGGTGGCGAAGACGAAGGGCTTGAGCAGGTACTGCACGACACCGAGCGAGACCGCGGAGCGCACGACGTCGAGGTCGCGGGCCGAGGTGACGGCGATGACGTCCGTGCGGTGGCCGGCCGCGCGCAGCGCCCGCACGATGTCGAGGCCGTGCCGGTCGGGCAGGTTCATGTCGAGCAGCACGACGTCGACGGGGGAGCCCGGGGTCTGCTCCGACAGCACCCGCATCGCGTCGCGGTTGGTGCCGACCGTGGCCACGACGGTGAAGCCCTCGACCCGTTCGACGTAGGCGGTGTGCGCCTCGGCGGCGATCGGCTCGTCCTCGACGACGAGCACCCGGAGGTCACCTGCGGGCACGCTCGGCCTCCGGTCGCCGGGTGACGGGCCAGGATGCCGGCGTGGCGCCCGCCGTCGGCGGTGCGGGCAGGCGCACCGTGAACACGGCGCCGGGCGGGCCGCCGACCTCGAGCCGGCCGCCGAGCCGGGCCACCGACTGCGCGACGAGGGCGAGGCCGAGCCCGCGGCGCCCGGCGACGCCGTCCGCCTTCGTCGAGAACCCCCGCCGGAAGACCTCGTCGGCCGCCCCGGGCGGCAGTCCCGGCCCCGAGTCGGCGACGACGAGCACCGCGGTGTCGCCGGGGCCGCCGAGCCCGTCGTCGACCGGGCCGGCCACGACGTGGGCGTCGAAGGACACGCGACGCGGCCGACCGGCATCCACCTGCGCCACCGCGTCGAGGGCGTTGTCGACGAGGTTGCCGACGATGGTGACGACGTCGCGGGTGGGCGCGACACCGGCGGGCCAGTGCGCGCCGGGGGCGATCTCGAAGTCGATGCCGCGCTCGTGCGCCTCGGCGGCCTTGCCGAGCAGCAGGGCGGTGAGGGCGGGCTCGTCGACGGCGCCGACGACCTTGTCGGTCAGGCCCTGCGAGACCTGCAGCTCGTCGGTCGCAAAGGCGAGCGCCCGCTCGGTGTGACCGAGCTCGATGAGGCTGACGATGGTGTGCAGCCGGTTCGAGGCCTCGTGCGCCTGCGAGCGCAGCGCCTCGGTGAGGCCCCGGGCCGAGTCGAGCTCACCCGTGAGCGCCTCGAGGTCGGTGCGGTCGCGCAGGGTCGTCACGTGCCCGAGCAGGCGGCCCTCCCACCGGGCCGGGCCGGTGTTGACCACGAGCACCCGGGCGGCGGTGACGTGCAGCTCGTCCTCGTGCTCCCCGTCGCCGGCCAGCGCGGCGGCCAGCGGCTCGGCGAGGCCGAGGTCGCCGACCGGCCGACCCACGGCCGCGTCGGGCAGGTCGAGCAGGCGGCGGGCCTCGTCGTTGGCGAGGCGCAGCCGCCCGTCGAGGTCGGTGATGACCAGGCCCTCGCTCACGGCGTGGAGCACGGCGTCGTGGTACTCGTACATCTCACGCAGCTGGCGCTCGTCGAGCCCGTGGGTCTGTCGGCGGATGCGCCGCGCGACGAGGGCGGTGCCCAGCCCGGAGACCATCGCCGCGGCGAGGCCGGCGAGCAGCAGCCCCGGCAGCTGGGCGCTGACCTGCTCCCCGACCGCGGCCTTGCGGATGCCGACGGAGACGAGGCCGTCGACGGCGCCGGCCGCGTCGCGCACCGGCACGACGACGCGGGCCGAGGGGCCGAGCGTGCCGGTGTACTCCTCCTGCACGACGCCGCCCTGCTGGGCCGCCTCGATGTGGCCGAGGAAGCGACCGCCGATCTGCCTCGGGTCGGGGTGGGTGTAGCGGATGCCGTCGCGGCTCATGACGACGACGAAGTCGGTGTCGGACTCGCGGCGCACGGTCTCGGCGTACCCCTGCAGGACCGCGCTCGCGGTCGCCGGCCGGGTCACGGCCTGGCGTACCTCGGGGGTGGCGGCGACGGTGTCGGCCACGGCGACGGCGCGGGCGAAGGCCTCGTGGTCGGCGGCCCGGTTGGCCTGCACCCACACCCCGACGAGGCCGGCGACGACGACGACCACCGCCAGCCCCACCTGCAGCGCGAATGTCTGCCGGGCCACGCTCCAGCGCGCCGGGGTCACGCCGACCCGCGACGCGCCGAGAACTCAATGAACACAACCGTGAATCTAGTCACCGGGAGGGGCACTCTGGTCAGATCAGATCGGTGGGGCCGCTCGACGGGCCCACCCGGACCATGGAGGTCTCCGTGAGCAGCACCGCCGACAGCGCCGTCGACACCTCGACGAAGCGCCGCGACAGAACCCACTTCCTGTACATCGCCGTCATCGCCGCCATGGTGCTCGGCATCATCACCGGGGCGCTGTTCCCCGAGCTCGGCAAGAACCTCAAGCCGCTCGGCGACACCTTCGTCAGCCTCATCAAGATGCTCATCGCCCCGATCATCTTCTGCACGATCGTGCTCGGCGTCGGGGCGGTGCGCAAGGCGGCCCAGGTGGGCAAGGTCGGCGGTCTCGCCCTCGGCTACTTCATCGTCATGTCGACCTTCGCGCTGGCCGTCGGCCTCGTCGTCGGCAACTTCGTGCAGCCCGGCGAGGGTCTGACCATCCCGACCACCCCCACGGCCGCCCCGGCCGAGAGCAAGACGACGGTCGAGTTCCTGCAGGGGCTCATCCCCGACACCCTGCTGTCGTCGCTGACGTCGGGCGAGGTGCTGCAGGCCCTCTTCGTCGCCCTGCTCGTCGGCTTCGCGCTGCAGAAGATGGGCAAGGCGGGCGAGCCGATCCTCACCGGCATCAAGCACATCGAGCGGCTCGTCTTCCGTCTCATGGCGATGGTCATGTGGGCCGCCCCGATCGGTGCCTTCGGCGCCATGGCCGCCCTCGTCGGCGCGACGGGCCTCGGGGCGCTGAAGAACCTCGCCCTGCTCATGATCGCCTTCTACGTCACGTGCATCGTCTTCGTCTTCCTCATCCTCGGCACGGTGCTGCGCATGGTCACCGGCTTCGGCGTGTGGTCGCTGCTGAAGTACCTCGGCCGCGAGTTCCTGCTCATCCTCTCGACGTCCTCCTCGGAGTCGGCGCTGCCGCGTCTCATCGCCAAGATGGAGCACCTCGGCATCTCCCGCCCCGTCGTCGGCATCACGGTCCCGACCGGCTACTCGTTCAACCTCGACGGCACGGCGATCTACCTGACGATGGCGAGCCTGTTCATCGCCGAGGCCATGGACAAGCCGTTCAGCATCGGTGAGCAGATCTCCCTGCTCGTCTTCATGATCATCGCGAGCAAGGGCGCGGCCGGCGTCAGCGGCGCCGGCATCGCGACCCTGAGCGCGGGCCTGCAGTCGCACCGGCCCGACCTCGTGCCCGGCGTCAGCATCATCCTCGGCATCGACCGCCTCATGAGCGAGGCCCGTGCGCTCACGAACTTCGCCGGCAACGCCATCGCCACCGTCGTCATCGGCACGTGGGTCGGCGAGATCGACAAGGAGAAGGCGGCTCGCGTGCTCGCCGGCCAGGACCGCTTCGACGAGGCGAGCATGCTCGACCACGAGGACGACCCGGCCGTGGGCGACGACGGCGTCCCGCCCGACCGCGAGCCCGCGCTCTCCGGCGGCCCGCGCTGACCCGCCCGCACGTCGCACCGACGTCGGCGGTGACGAAGCGGTAACGCTTCGACTGTGTCGCACCTCACGCCCCCTCTTCGGAGGGGCGTGAGTCGTGTTGCGGCACAACCGAACTCGAGGATGCCGCGTGGTGTGCCGTCGCGCCGACGCGGGCGTGGGTACGGGGTCCCGCTTTGCGCGACGGAGGCCGTCGTGGGCACAGTGGTCAGCTGAGAGACACCGCACCTGACTGATGTGAACCGCGACGTGAGGAGAAGGGCGCCGCTCGGCGGCGCCCGTGACCGTATGCCTGAGACGACGAAGCAGCACCCCGTGAAGGACGCCCTGCGCCACCGGCTGCGACTGCCGGAGCCGCGCCACCCGGCCCTCGAACCGCCACCCGTCGACCACGAGGAGACCGGGCACCCGAGGCTCGACAAGGTCGTCTTCGGCGTGGCCGCCGCGGTCGCGGTCGGGTTCGTCCTCTGGGGGGCGCTGTCGACGCAGACCCTCGCCAGCAGCGCCGAGTCCGGCCTCGACTTCGTCGTTCACAACACCGGCTGGCTCTTCTCGCTCGTCGCCACCGGGTTCGTCGTCTTCGTCATCTGGCTCGCCGCCAGCCGCTACGGCAACATCCCGCTGGGCGGCGACGGGGAGCGCCCCGAGTTCCGCACCTCGTCGTGGATCGCGATGATGTTCTCCGCCGGCATGGGCATCGGCCTGATGTTCTACGGCGTCACCGAGCCGCTCAGCCACCTCGTGACCCCGCCCCCGGGTACGGGCGGCCCCGGTGAGGACGCCGTGCAGACC
This is a stretch of genomic DNA from Terracoccus luteus. It encodes these proteins:
- a CDS encoding helix-turn-helix domain-containing protein, producing MVTPAGAGHVSTRDDVERAHLVDPADHTFEIARSGPSPDVADLVRRFWMPVWDVPDGAASEQRVLQYPVCLVVVSNTYARLYGVSRGTSATTLTGRGWAVGVMLQPAAGHLVSGVPVRRLTDRHVDLADRSLVPAVDGARLTGRLRQVMSPDPTDPSAQAEARDLVEDALRPLLPVDDEGRLVNALVEHVETSPGLLRVDELCERFGLGERSLQRLLHKRIGLGPKWLIRRRRLQEAADRLRDPDAGLATIAAELGYADQAHFTRDFRLATGLTPGGFAARFR
- a CDS encoding sensor histidine kinase, whose translation is MARQTFALQVGLAVVVVVAGLVGVWVQANRAADHEAFARAVAVADTVAATPEVRQAVTRPATASAVLQGYAETVRRESDTDFVVVMSRDGIRYTHPDPRQIGGRFLGHIEAAQQGGVVQEEYTGTLGPSARVVVPVRDAAGAVDGLVSVGIRKAAVGEQVSAQLPGLLLAGLAAAMVSGLGTALVARRIRRQTHGLDERQLREMYEYHDAVLHAVSEGLVITDLDGRLRLANDEARRLLDLPDAAVGRPVGDLGLAEPLAAALAGDGEHEDELHVTAARVLVVNTGPARWEGRLLGHVTTLRDRTDLEALTGELDSARGLTEALRSQAHEASNRLHTIVSLIELGHTERALAFATDELQVSQGLTDKVVGAVDEPALTALLLGKAAEAHERGIDFEIAPGAHWPAGVAPTRDVVTIVGNLVDNALDAVAQVDAGRPRRVSFDAHVVAGPVDDGLGGPGDTAVLVVADSGPGLPPGAADEVFRRGFSTKADGVAGRRGLGLALVAQSVARLGGRLEVGGPPGAVFTVRLPAPPTAGATPASWPVTRRPEAERARR
- a CDS encoding TIGR03086 family metal-binding protein, coding for MTTDTTETTEKTPPTQPDAGVPAEYGRLADPFGAVVERVPDGTWSAPSPCDGWTAADVLDHVVGTQRDFLTQRGVLDDPTADHVDGGPARRWRAHDDLVRGLLADPGVAGREYDGVFGRTTVGASMLAFYGFDLVVHRWDIATAAGLEAHLTPDEIALLDRAADGFGEHLYDDGVCRPALDVPPDATAEQRVLARLGRRA
- a CDS encoding response regulator yields the protein MPAGDLRVLVVEDEPIAAEAHTAYVERVEGFTVVATVGTNRDAMRVLSEQTPGSPVDVVLLDMNLPDRHGLDIVRALRAAGHRTDVIAVTSARDLDVVRSAVSLGVVQYLLKPFVFATLRDRLLAYRAYREQLADGARLGTQAEVDEVFAGARTAADTRLPKGMGEELLARTSRALSGADAGRSASELADTLGVSRVTARRYAEYLCETRRAERRSRYAGAGRPEVEYLWTG
- a CDS encoding peptide MFS transporter → MSASTQPRPPGPPAGTDAAPGDRAFFGHPKGLSTLFFVELWERFSYYGMRAILLFFLTATAADGGLGIDETTGAAVVAIYGASVYLLSIIGGFTADRLFGARLSTLYGAVVIMAGHLCLAVPATATAWVGIALVALGTGLLKPNVSAMVGTLYKPEDPRRDGGFSIFYMSINIGSFFSPLVVGALREAYGFHAGFSAAAVGMAIAIVFFVVGRKALGRRVDDVPNPLRPDERRQLGLVVVAILVAFAVLVVLAGLWRDTVLDQVIDAISIVAVLTPVAYFTMMFRSPKVEREEKSHLLAYLPLWIGAMLFWMIFEQAAGKMALFAQNNTVKETAGVGVNPEWFQSINPLAIVLLAPVFGWIWTRRAGRSPSTPMKFVLGVTIIGLSALVMSWAFATFQGNTAPVYILGGVFVMQTVAELCLSPVGLSATTRLAPRAFASQAMALWFLGTAAGQAIAAQLIQAFAGLSDATYYLVNAVITLVVAGVLFALVPWIRRRMASAEVHTGAVTTSAH
- a CDS encoding cation:dicarboxylate symporter family transporter, with the protein product MEVSVSSTADSAVDTSTKRRDRTHFLYIAVIAAMVLGIITGALFPELGKNLKPLGDTFVSLIKMLIAPIIFCTIVLGVGAVRKAAQVGKVGGLALGYFIVMSTFALAVGLVVGNFVQPGEGLTIPTTPTAAPAESKTTVEFLQGLIPDTLLSSLTSGEVLQALFVALLVGFALQKMGKAGEPILTGIKHIERLVFRLMAMVMWAAPIGAFGAMAALVGATGLGALKNLALLMIAFYVTCIVFVFLILGTVLRMVTGFGVWSLLKYLGREFLLILSTSSSESALPRLIAKMEHLGISRPVVGITVPTGYSFNLDGTAIYLTMASLFIAEAMDKPFSIGEQISLLVFMIIASKGAAGVSGAGIATLSAGLQSHRPDLVPGVSIILGIDRLMSEARALTNFAGNAIATVVIGTWVGEIDKEKAARVLAGQDRFDEASMLDHEDDPAVGDDGVPPDREPALSGGPR